A genomic stretch from Mycobacterium paraterrae includes:
- a CDS encoding MFS transporter: MTTATARQRRGDGPPPAQRAGEVNPWHALWAMMVGFFMILLDSTIVAVANPSIMVKLGTSYDTVIWVTSAYLLAYAVPLLVAGRLGDRFGPKNLYLIGLAVFTAASLWCGLSSTIGMLITARVAQGIGAAVMSPQTLSLITRIFPVERRGVAMSLWGATAGVATLVGPLAGGVLVDSMGWAWIFFVNVPIGIIGLGLAFWLIPDLSTSKHRFDLIGVALSGIGMFLIVFSLQEGQSHDWAPWIWAVLVAGVGFMTAFVYWQSISKIEPLIPLDIFRVRDFSLCNAAAVVIAFAATGMILPLMFYAQAVCGLSPTRSALLTAPMAITSGVLAPLAGKLVDRSHPRPVVGFGFSALAIGLTWLSIVMKASTPIWELVLPFFALGVAMAFIWAPITATATRNLPQRFAGASSGVFNATRQVGAVLGSAGMASFMTSRITAALGPMADGGSAPPGGPGGNLEMPPFLRVPFADAMSQSMLLPAFVALFGIVAAVFLVGGAGPAGDDEPTPRADGPDAPARRVRVRPSAADGFASGPDGYRDGFDDDDDYVEYTLSPAPNAAPPRRKLTPAESWRGQLDDMTATTEIQPIGLVGNGFHDDEGRSRTQDYRPPDQRRPDPDEAFFDDIDTYGGSRFHDTRVDDYGRQPPDGPRRRPRS, translated from the coding sequence ATGACCACGGCGACCGCTCGTCAACGACGGGGCGACGGCCCGCCTCCGGCGCAGCGCGCCGGCGAGGTGAACCCGTGGCACGCGCTGTGGGCGATGATGGTCGGCTTCTTCATGATCCTGCTCGACTCCACGATCGTGGCGGTCGCCAACCCGAGCATCATGGTCAAGCTCGGCACCAGCTACGACACCGTGATCTGGGTGACCAGTGCCTACCTGCTGGCGTACGCGGTCCCGCTGCTCGTCGCCGGCCGGCTGGGTGACCGGTTCGGCCCGAAGAATCTGTATCTGATCGGTCTGGCCGTCTTCACCGCCGCTTCGCTGTGGTGTGGGCTGTCAAGCACCATCGGCATGCTGATCACCGCCCGGGTGGCCCAGGGCATCGGCGCCGCGGTGATGAGCCCGCAGACGCTGTCGCTGATCACCCGCATCTTCCCGGTCGAGCGTCGCGGGGTCGCGATGAGCCTGTGGGGCGCCACCGCGGGCGTGGCCACCCTGGTCGGCCCCCTGGCCGGCGGCGTGCTTGTCGACTCGATGGGCTGGGCCTGGATCTTTTTCGTCAACGTTCCGATCGGGATCATCGGTCTTGGGCTGGCGTTCTGGCTGATCCCTGATCTGAGCACCAGCAAGCACCGCTTCGACCTGATCGGGGTGGCTTTGTCTGGGATCGGGATGTTCCTGATCGTGTTTTCGCTGCAGGAGGGTCAGTCCCACGACTGGGCGCCGTGGATCTGGGCCGTGCTGGTCGCCGGCGTCGGCTTCATGACCGCGTTCGTCTACTGGCAGTCGATCAGCAAGATCGAGCCGCTGATTCCGCTGGACATCTTCCGTGTCCGCGACTTCAGCCTGTGCAATGCCGCGGCGGTGGTCATCGCCTTCGCGGCCACCGGGATGATCCTGCCGCTGATGTTCTACGCCCAGGCGGTCTGCGGGTTGTCGCCCACCCGCTCGGCGCTGCTGACCGCGCCGATGGCGATCACCAGCGGGGTGCTCGCGCCGCTGGCCGGCAAGCTCGTCGACCGGTCGCATCCGCGGCCGGTGGTCGGCTTCGGCTTTTCGGCCCTGGCAATCGGCCTGACCTGGCTGTCAATCGTCATGAAGGCATCGACCCCGATCTGGGAGTTGGTGCTGCCGTTCTTCGCGCTGGGCGTCGCGATGGCGTTCATCTGGGCGCCGATCACCGCGACCGCGACCCGTAACCTGCCCCAGCGGTTCGCCGGCGCCAGCTCCGGTGTTTTCAACGCGACGCGCCAGGTCGGTGCCGTGCTGGGCAGCGCCGGGATGGCGTCGTTCATGACGTCGCGGATCACCGCGGCCTTAGGGCCGATGGCCGACGGCGGATCAGCGCCGCCGGGGGGGCCCGGCGGGAACCTGGAGATGCCGCCGTTCCTGCGCGTGCCGTTCGCCGACGCGATGTCACAGTCGATGCTGTTGCCGGCGTTCGTCGCGCTGTTCGGGATCGTCGCGGCCGTGTTCCTGGTCGGAGGCGCCGGCCCGGCGGGCGACGACGAGCCGACTCCGCGAGCGGACGGGCCCGACGCGCCGGCCCGGCGAGTGCGGGTGCGACCCAGCGCCGCCGACGGATTCGCTAGCGGCCCCGACGGTTACCGGGACGGCTTCGACGATGACGACGACTACGTCGAGTACACGCTGTCGCCGGCGCCCAATGCGGCGCCGCCGCGCCGTAAGCTGACGCCGGCCGAGTCGTGGCGCGGCCAGCTCGACGACATGACGGCGACCACGGAGATCCAGCCGATAGGCCTTGTTGGCAACGGCTTTCACGACGACGAGGGTCGCTCGCGCACCCAGGACTACCGGCCGCCGGATCAGCGACGCCCCGACCCCGACGAAGCGTTCTTCGACGACATCGACACCTATGGCGGGTCGAGATTCCACGACACTCGAGTTGACGACTACGGCCGCCAGCCACCCGACGGTCCGCGCCGGCGCCCTAGGTCTTAG
- a CDS encoding multifunctional oxoglutarate decarboxylase/oxoglutarate dehydrogenase thiamine pyrophosphate-binding subunit/dihydrolipoyllysine-residue succinyltransferase subunit, with protein MSSISSPFGQNEWLVEEMYRKYRDDPSSVDPSWHEFLADYNPESTNETPAEVKPAAPPPATSPQPPAAPPQPTPAVATAASGNGARTTAQPAPQAPAPKPSGPPPAEGDELQVLRGAAAAVVKNMSQSLDLPTATSVRAIPAKLMIDNRVVINNQLKRTRGGKVSFTHILGYALVQALKSFPNMNRHYAEIDGKPNAVTPAHINLGLAIDLQGKDGKRALVVAGIKRCETMTFGQFVAAYEDIVRRARDGKLTAEDFAGVTISLTNPGTIGTVHSVPRLMAGQGAIIGVGAMEYPAEFQGASPERIAELGVGKLITLTSTYDHRIIQGAESGDFLRTIHELILSDDFWDDLFREMGVPYLPIRWSTDNPDSIVDKNARVMELIAAYRNRGHLMADIDPLGLDKTRFRSHPDLEVQTHGLTLWDLDRVFKVNGFGGWDYRKLRDILGLLRDAYCRHIGVEYTHILDPEQLAWLEERVETKHVKPTVAQQKYILSKLNAAEAFETFLQTKYVGQKRFSLEGAESTIPLMDAAIDQCAEHGLDEVVIGMPHRGRLNVLANIVGKPYSQIFSEFEGNLNPAQAHGSGDVKYHLGATGVYLQMFGDNDIQVSLTANPSHLEAVDPVLEGLVRAKQDLLDKGEGERGNSVVPMMLHGDAAFAGQGVVAETLNLAKLPGYRVGGTIHIIVNNQIGFTTAPEYSRSSEYCTDVAKMIGAPIFHVNGDDPEACVWVARLAVDFRQKFKKDVIIDMLCYRRRGHNEGDDPSMTNPYMYDVVDVKRGVRKTYTEALIGRGDISMKEAEDALRDYQGQLERVFNDVRELEKHGVQPSMSVEANQMLAAGLDTAVDKALLARIGDAFLALPEGFAAHPRVTPVLERRREMAYEGKIDWAFGELLALGSLVAEGKLVRLSGQDTRRGTFSQRHSVIIDRHTGAEFTPLQLLTVDKEGNPTGGKFMVFDSPLSEYAAVGFEYGYTVGNPDALVLWEGQFGDFVNGAQSIIDEFISSGEAKWGQLSSVVLLLPHGHEGQGPDHTSGRIERFLQLWAEGSMTIAVPSTPANYFHLLRRHALDGVQRPLIVFTPKSMLRNKAAVSDIKEFTEDRFHSVLEEPTYSEGIGDRGKATRMLLTSGKLYYELAARKAKENRDDVAIVRIEQLAPLPFHRLQETLDRYENVNQYFWVQEEPANQGAWPRFGLELPELFPDRLVGIKRISRRAMSAPSSGSSKVHAVEQQEILDEAFG; from the coding sequence GTGAGCAGTATCAGTTCACCCTTCGGCCAGAACGAGTGGCTGGTCGAGGAGATGTACCGCAAGTACCGCGACGACCCCTCTTCGGTCGACCCGAGCTGGCACGAGTTCTTAGCCGACTACAACCCCGAGTCGACGAATGAAACTCCGGCCGAAGTGAAGCCGGCCGCGCCGCCGCCCGCTACTTCCCCGCAACCGCCCGCTGCTCCCCCGCAACCGACCCCCGCCGTCGCCACGGCCGCGTCCGGCAACGGCGCACGCACCACTGCACAGCCGGCCCCGCAGGCTCCGGCGCCCAAGCCGTCCGGGCCACCGCCCGCCGAAGGCGACGAGCTTCAGGTGCTGCGCGGCGCGGCCGCCGCCGTGGTCAAGAACATGTCGCAGTCGCTCGACCTGCCCACGGCGACCAGCGTTCGGGCCATCCCGGCCAAGCTGATGATCGACAACCGCGTCGTGATCAACAATCAGCTCAAACGCACCCGCGGCGGCAAGGTGTCGTTCACCCACATCCTGGGCTACGCGCTGGTCCAGGCACTCAAGAGCTTCCCGAACATGAACCGGCACTATGCCGAGATCGACGGCAAACCCAACGCGGTCACGCCGGCGCACATCAACTTGGGCTTGGCGATCGACCTGCAGGGCAAGGACGGCAAGCGGGCACTGGTCGTCGCGGGCATCAAGCGTTGCGAGACAATGACATTCGGCCAGTTCGTCGCGGCCTATGAGGACATCGTTCGACGCGCCCGTGACGGCAAGCTGACCGCCGAAGACTTTGCTGGCGTGACGATTTCGCTGACGAACCCCGGCACCATCGGCACCGTGCACTCGGTGCCGCGGCTGATGGCGGGTCAGGGCGCGATCATCGGCGTGGGCGCCATGGAATATCCCGCCGAATTCCAGGGCGCCAGCCCGGAGCGCATCGCCGAGTTGGGCGTCGGGAAACTCATCACGCTCACCTCGACCTACGACCACCGCATCATCCAGGGCGCGGAATCGGGCGACTTCCTGCGCACCATCCACGAACTGATCCTTTCCGACGACTTCTGGGACGACCTGTTCCGCGAGATGGGCGTGCCGTACCTGCCGATCCGGTGGAGCACCGACAACCCCGACTCGATCGTCGACAAGAACGCCCGCGTTATGGAGTTGATCGCGGCGTACCGCAACCGCGGCCACCTGATGGCCGACATCGACCCGCTCGGGTTGGACAAGACCAGGTTCCGCAGCCACCCCGACCTCGAGGTGCAGACCCACGGGCTGACGCTGTGGGACCTCGATCGGGTGTTCAAGGTCAACGGTTTCGGCGGCTGGGACTACCGCAAGCTGCGCGATATCCTCGGGCTGCTGCGCGACGCCTACTGCCGGCACATCGGTGTCGAGTACACCCACATCCTCGACCCCGAGCAGCTGGCCTGGCTCGAAGAGCGGGTCGAGACCAAGCATGTCAAGCCGACGGTGGCGCAGCAGAAGTACATCTTGAGTAAGCTCAACGCGGCCGAGGCGTTCGAGACGTTCTTGCAGACGAAATACGTTGGCCAGAAGCGGTTCTCACTTGAAGGCGCGGAAAGCACCATCCCGCTGATGGACGCCGCGATCGACCAGTGCGCCGAGCACGGGCTCGACGAAGTAGTGATCGGCATGCCGCACCGCGGCCGGCTCAACGTGTTGGCCAACATCGTCGGTAAGCCCTATTCGCAGATCTTCAGCGAGTTCGAGGGCAACCTGAATCCCGCCCAGGCCCACGGCTCCGGCGACGTGAAATACCACCTGGGCGCCACCGGTGTGTATCTACAGATGTTCGGCGACAACGACATTCAGGTCTCTCTGACGGCGAACCCGTCGCACCTCGAAGCGGTGGACCCGGTGCTGGAGGGCTTGGTCCGCGCCAAGCAGGACCTGCTGGACAAGGGCGAGGGCGAACGCGGCAACTCGGTGGTGCCGATGATGCTGCACGGTGACGCCGCCTTCGCCGGCCAGGGAGTGGTCGCCGAGACGCTGAACCTGGCCAAGCTTCCCGGCTACCGGGTCGGGGGCACGATCCACATCATCGTCAACAACCAGATCGGTTTCACCACCGCGCCGGAGTATTCGCGGTCCAGCGAGTACTGCACCGATGTCGCGAAAATGATTGGCGCGCCGATCTTCCACGTCAACGGTGACGATCCCGAGGCGTGCGTCTGGGTCGCGAGGCTGGCCGTCGACTTCCGCCAGAAATTCAAGAAGGACGTCATCATCGACATGCTGTGCTACCGCCGCCGCGGGCACAACGAGGGCGACGATCCGTCGATGACGAACCCGTACATGTACGACGTCGTCGACGTCAAGCGCGGCGTCCGTAAGACCTACACCGAAGCGCTCATCGGTCGCGGCGACATTTCGATGAAAGAGGCCGAGGACGCACTGCGCGACTATCAGGGCCAGCTCGAGCGGGTCTTCAACGACGTCCGCGAATTAGAGAAGCACGGTGTGCAGCCGAGCATGTCGGTGGAGGCCAACCAGATGCTGGCCGCCGGTCTGGACACCGCGGTGGACAAGGCACTGCTGGCCCGCATTGGTGACGCATTCCTCGCTCTGCCAGAGGGATTCGCCGCGCACCCACGTGTCACGCCGGTGCTGGAAAGGCGCCGCGAGATGGCCTACGAGGGCAAGATCGACTGGGCCTTCGGTGAGTTGCTGGCGCTGGGTTCGCTGGTCGCCGAGGGGAAGTTGGTCCGGCTGTCCGGCCAGGACACTCGTCGCGGGACGTTCTCCCAACGGCATTCGGTGATCATCGACCGACACACCGGCGCGGAGTTCACCCCACTGCAGTTGCTGACGGTCGACAAGGAGGGCAACCCGACCGGCGGCAAATTCATGGTGTTCGACTCGCCGCTCTCGGAGTACGCCGCAGTCGGATTCGAATACGGTTACACGGTCGGCAACCCCGATGCTTTGGTGTTGTGGGAGGGCCAGTTCGGCGACTTCGTCAACGGAGCGCAGTCGATCATCGACGAGTTCATCAGCTCCGGCGAAGCCAAGTGGGGCCAGCTGTCCAGTGTGGTGCTGTTGCTGCCACACGGTCACGAAGGCCAAGGGCCCGACCACACCTCCGGTCGCATCGAGCGCTTCCTGCAGCTGTGGGCGGAGGGCTCGATGACGATCGCGGTGCCCTCGACGCCGGCCAACTACTTCCACCTGCTGCGCCGTCACGCCCTCGATGGTGTGCAGCGCCCGCTGATCGTGTTCACCCCGAAGTCGATGCTGCGCAACAAGGCCGCGGTGAGCGACATCAAGGAATTCACCGAGGATCGATTCCACTCGGTGCTCGAGGAGCCCACCTACTCCGAGGGCATTGGTGATCGCGGCAAGGCGACGCGAATGTTGTTGACCAGCGGCAAGCTTTACTACGAGCTGGCCGCTCGTAAGGCCAAGGAAAACCGCGACGACGTCGCGATCGTGCGTATCGAGCAGCTGGCGCCGCTGCCCTTCCACCGGCTTCAGGAAACGCTGGACCGCTACGAAAACGTCAACCAGTATTTCTGGGTGCAGGAAGAGCCGGCCAACCAGGGCGCCTGGCCGCGTTTCGGCCTGGAGCTCCCCGAGCTGTTCCCGGACAGACTGGTTGGCATCAAACGGATTTCACGCCGCGCCATGTCGGCGCCCTCGTCGGGCTCGTCGAAAGTGCACGCCGTCGAGCAACAGGAGATCCTGGACGAGGCGTTCGGCTGA